From a region of the Mauremys mutica isolate MM-2020 ecotype Southern chromosome 12, ASM2049712v1, whole genome shotgun sequence genome:
- the LOC123346895 gene encoding olfactory receptor 6N1-like, protein MADWRNQTAVTEFIFLGFGELPDLQILLFVMFLVIYIATVSGNIIIIALVVADQHLHTPMYFFLGNLSCLETCYSSTILPQMLANLLTGDKTISFSGCFTQLYFFCALAATECYLLAAMSYDRYLAICKPLHYSALMKTRFCLQLAAGSWLNGYLATAIFVLFMSHLIFCGPNEIDHFSCDLIPLIKLSCSDTHLIVLLDFVLACVFTLPPFLLTLTSYVCILTTILRIPSTTGRQKAFSTCSSHLIVVTIYYGTLMVVYMLPKRDTLSFLNKVLSLCYTVLTPLINPLIYSLRNREVKEALSKAVSKFVAFTKTCRDS, encoded by the coding sequence ATGGCAGACTGGAGAAATCAAACAGCTGTCACAGAATTCATCTTCCTGGGATTTGGGGAACTTCCTGACCTGCAAATTCTACTCTTCGTGAtgtttctagtgatctacatCGCAACCGTGAGTGGGAACATCATCATCATTGcactagttgtggctgatcagcaccttcacacccccatgtacttcttcctagggaacttgtcctgcttggagacctgctactcCTCAACCATTCTGCCCCAGATGCTGGCCaatctcctgactggggacaaaaCCATTTCATTCAGTGGCTGCTTCACACAACTCTATTTCTTTTGTGCTCTGGCAGCTACAGAATGCTATCTCCTAGCagcgatgtcttatgatcggtatttagcgatatgtaaacccctgcactATTCAGCTCTTATGAAGACCAGATTTTGCCTCCAGCTGGCTGCTGGGTCATGGCTGAATGGTTATTTGGCTACTGCCATATTTGTATTATTCATGTCTCATTTAATATTCTGTGGCCcgaatgaaattgaccatttcagTTGTGATCTCATCCCATTGATAAAACTTTCCTGCAGTGACACACACCTGATCGTATTGCTAGATTTCGTATTGGCCTGTGTATTCACCCTGCCTCCATTCCTACTAACACTGACATCCTATGTGTGTATCCtcaccaccatcctgagaatcccttccaccactgggaggcaaaaggcattttccacctgctcctctcacctcattgtaGTGACGATTTACTATGGAACCCTAATGGTTGTCTACATGCTACCGAAACGCGACACATTAAGCTTCCTCAACAAAGTGCTCTCTCTTTgctacacagtcctgactcccctgataaaccccctcaTCTatagcctgagaaacagagaggtcaaggaagccTTGAGCAAAGCAGTAAGTAAATTTGTGGCTTTCACAAAAACATGCAGAGATTCCTAG